A region from the Lycium barbarum isolate Lr01 chromosome 8, ASM1917538v2, whole genome shotgun sequence genome encodes:
- the LOC132605317 gene encoding transcription factor DIVARICATA-like: MSMEMGFLRNSNWLFEESKETRWTAEENKRFEDALALFDKETPDRWYNVAAMIPGKTVNDVIKQYRELVGDISDIEAGLVPIPGYTTSNNSFTLEWINHDQEEGVFHDFNKQFYGPSGKRNRSSEQERKKGVAWTEEEHRQFLLGLKKYGKGDWRNISRNFVITRTPTQVASHAQKYFIRQLSGGKDKRRSSIHDITTVNLTEIKSPSPENHTSSSSLDKCVPSPPKALCEYNLPNQEADMGFLTYGLKLHEHGMHSVTLQGLQFGQYNIL, from the exons ATGAGCATGGAAATGGGATTTCTTAGAAACTCAAATTGGTTATTTGAGGAGAGCAAGGAAACAAGATGGACTGCTGAAGAGAACAAGAGGTTTGAGGATGCACTCGCTTTATTCGATAAGGAGACTCCGGATAGATGGTATAATGTAGCGGCTATGATCCCTGGAAAGACTGTGAATGATGTTATCAAACAGTATAGAGAATTGGTAGGAGATATTAGTGATATAGAGGCAGGGTTAGTACCAATACCTGGCTACACAACTAGTAATAATTCATTCACATTGGAGTGGATCAATCATGATCAAGAAGAAGGCGTCTTCCACGACTTCAACAAGCAATTCTATGGTCCATCTGGCAAGAGAAATCGATCTTCTGAACAAGAACGCAAAAAGGGAGTAGCATGGACTGAGGAAGAGCACAG GCAATTTCTGTTGGGGCTGAAGAAGTATGGAAAAGGAGATTGGAGAAATATCTCTCGCAATTTTGTGATCACGAGAACTCCAACACAAGTAGCTAGTCATGCTCAGAAGTACTTTATCAGGCAGCTGTCCGGGGGTAAAGATAAGAGAAGATCAAGCATACATGATATCACAACTGTCAATCTTACAGAAATTAAATCTCCCTCGCCCGAGAATCATACATCTTCCAGTTCCCTGGACAAATGTGTTCCTTCTCCACCGAAAGCCTTATGTGAGTATAATTTGCCAAATCAAGAAGCAGATATGGGATTCTTGACATATGGACTAAAGTTGCATGAACATGGCATGCATAGTGTTACTCTGCAGGGACTTCAGTTTGGTCAGTACAATATTTTGTGA